One Xiphophorus maculatus strain JP 163 A chromosome 9, X_maculatus-5.0-male, whole genome shotgun sequence DNA segment encodes these proteins:
- the orc1 gene encoding origin recognition complex subunit 1 isoform X2, giving the protein MKYFTRLRVRRIYEWRGAALGFNRKLQTYEYGSLSIRVEGLPHSTVISAGQHILIEGDDDDNPYVARVVRLFADESGAQKKAVVQWYVRVSEVPPGKLKLLGRNPHPQEVFFYEGRSCEDEVNAESVLRPVQVRHLDAAAPFPVSEDGDIFYVKLSWDSRTFRPVDPSLLDASRPPCRSLPLSPPSSPPAAAPAPGGPARRALPTPDPAVMRGAMATPASSRKPGAEAESLHSLTKLSASKCLSAKRRSATCRTPGVRKKLQLSSPDDPAALRDDVLQQLLEAELEKGRRSAAAASPSEPLRITHSLTPLRRTSRTPGRHDDFPLTPCSVRRRESQSETDSPPAGDDLSSPQLESSSSRRRVALRRNHATFRETTSTKRKEVQTGTEPVLEVLDEEEEKNCALRIPRRQSALKVSSRIRKQLNLLDDRLSSDEDEEEEEFVPSRKELQSDEEEDDEGDEEEDEELKVKKSRRSSSSAASRTKQKTSARTPRKAGPKTPRTHHHATPSIPNRAQPARRPGNILEEARARLHVSAVPESLPCREQEFQDIYSFVESKVLDGTGGCMYVSGVPGTGKTATVQEVMRCLQHAAEQDEIPPFVFIQINGMKMTDPHQAYAQILQKLTGQKATADHAAALLEKRFSHPAPRKETTVLLVDELDLLWTRKQNVMYNLFDWPTRRHARLVVLAIANTMDLPERILINRVASRLGLTRMSFQPYSFKQLQQIVTSRLNKLKAFEDDALQIVSRKVAALSGDARRCLDICRRATEICERSAAQLVGMSHVMQALDEMFSSPYIAAIRSASTQEQLFLRAVIAEFRRLGLEEATFQQVLVQHQALCRVEGLQPVGVSEGLAACRRLGACRLLLLEPSRLGVLQRVRLNVSQDDVLFALKAD; this is encoded by the exons ATGAAGTATTTCACCAGGCTGAGAGTCAGACGGATCTATGAATGGCGCGGAGCTGCGCTGGGCTTCAACAGGAAGCTCCAAACTTATGAATATGG CTCTCTCTCCATCAGGGTGGAGGGTCTCCCTCATTCCACCGTCATCAGCGCCGGGCAGCACATCCTGATCGAGGGCGACGACGACGACAACCCGTACGTCGCCCGAGTGGTGCGGCTGTTCGCAGACG AGAGCGGCGCGCAGAAGAAGGCCGTGGTCCAGTGGTACGTCCGGGTGTCCGAAGTGCCGCCGGGCAAACTGAAGCTGCTGGGCAGAAACCCTCACCCACAGGAAGTCTTCTTCTACGAAGGTCGCAGCTGTGAGGACGAGGTCAACGCCGAGTCCGTCCTCCGACCCGTTCAG GTGAGACACCTGGACGCCGCCGCTCCGTTCCCCGTCTCTGAGGACGGAGACATTTTCTACGTCAAACTGTCCTGGGATTCCAGAACCTTCCGACCCGTCGACCCGTCTCTGCTGGACGCTTCTCGTCCTCCCTGCCGCTCCCTCCCTCTGTCCCCGCCTAGCTCGCCCCCTGCGGCGGCCCCGGCCCCTGGGGGCCCGGCCCGCCGCGCCCTCCCCACCCCGGACCCCGCCGTGATGCGTGGCGCCATGGCGACGCCAGCGAGCAGCAGGAAGCCCGGCGCCGAGGCCGAGTCGCTGCACTCCCTCACCAAACTGTCGGCCTCCAAATGCCTCAGTGCCAAGCGGCGCAGCGCCACCTGCAGGACGCCGGGCGTCCGcaagaagctgcagctcagca gtCCAGACGACCCGGCGGCGCTCAGAGACGacgtcctgcagcagctgctggaggcgGAGCTAGAGAAGGGGAGGCGGTCCGCCGCCGCGGCGTCCCCCTCTGAGCCGCTCCGCATCACCCACAGCCTCACCCCCCTCCGCAGGACCAGCAGGACACCCGGTCGCCACGACGACTTTCCCCTGACGCCGTGCTCTGTCCGCCGCCGGGAGTCCCAGAGCGAGACGGACAGTCCGCCGGCCGGAGACGACctcagcag TCCTCAGCTGGAATCctccagcagcagaagaagagtcgCTCTGCGGAGAAACCACGCCACCTTCAGGGAGAC aaccagcaccAAGAGGAAGGAGGTCCAGACTGGGACAGAAccggttctggaggttct agacgaggaggaggagaagaactGCGCCCTGAGGATCCCCAGGAGGCAGTCAGCTCTGAAGGTGTCGTCTCGGATCAGGAAGCAGCT GAACCTTCTGGACGACCGGCTGAGCTCTGACgaagacgaggaagaggaggagtttgTTCCCTCCaggaaggagctgcagagcgacgaagaggaggatgatgaaggtgatgaggaagaggatgaagagtTGAAGGTGAAGAAGAGCCGCCGCTCCTCTTCCTCGGCGGCGTCTCGTACCAAGCAGAAAACCTCAGCCCGAACGCCGAGGAAG gccGGTCCGAAAACGCCGCGGACTCACCACCACGCCACGCCCAGCATCCCAAACCGGGCCCAGCCGGCCCGTCGCCCCGGCAACATCCTGGAGGAGGCCAGAGCCAG GCTCCACGTGTCGGCCGTGCCGGAGTCGCTGCCCTGCAGGGAGCAGGAGTTCCAGGACATCTACAGCTTCGTGGAGAGCAAGGTCCTGGACGGAACCGGAGG GTGCATGTACGTGTCCGGCGTGCCGGGGACGGGGAAGACGGCCACGGTGCAGGAAGTGATGCGCTGCCTGCAGCACGCCGCCGAGCAGGACGAGATCCCGCCGTTCGTCTTCATCCAGATCAACGGGATGAAGATGACCGACCCCCACCAGGCCTACGCCCAGATCCTGCAG aagcTGACGGGTCAGAAAGCCACGGCCGACCACGCCGCCGCCCTGCTGGAGAAAAGGTTCAGCCATCCGGCGCCGAGGAAGGAGACCACGGTGCTGCTGGTGGACGAG CTGGACCTGCTGTGGACCAGGAAGCAGAACGTGATGTACAACCTGTTCGACTGGCCGACGCGGCGCCACGCCCGCCTGGTGGTGCTGGCCATCGCCAACACCATGGACCTGCCGGAGAGGATCCTCATCAACCGCGTGGCCAGCAGGCTG ggTCTGACCCGGATGTCCTTCCAGCCGTACTCCTtcaagcagctgcagcagatcgTCACGTCTCGCCTCAACAAGCTGAAGGCCTTCGAGGACGACGCGCTGCAGATCGTCTCCAGGAAG GTGGCGGCGCTGTCGGGCGACGCCCGCAGGTGCCTGGACATCTGCCGGCGGGCGACGGAGATCTGCGAGCGCTCGGCGGCGCAGCTGGTGGGGATGAGCCACGTGATGCAGGCGCTGGACGAGATGTTCTCCTCGCCGTACATCGCCGCCATCAG GAGTGCGTCGACGCAGGAGCAGCTGTTCCTACGAGCCGTCATCGCAGAGTTCAGGAGGCTGGGACTGGAGGAGGCCACCTTCCAACAg GTGCTGGTGCAGCACCAGGCTCTGTGTCGGGTGGAGGGCCTGCAGCCCGTTGGCGTGTCGGAGGGCCTGGCTGCGTGTCGGCGCCTGGGAGcctgcaggctgctgctgctggagcccAGCCGCCTGGGGGTCCTGCAGAGGGTCCGGCTCAACGTGAGCCAGGACGACGTGCTCTTCGCCCTGAAGGCCGActga
- the orc1 gene encoding origin recognition complex subunit 1 isoform X4, translated as MKYFTRLRVRRIYEWRGAALGFNRKLQTYEYGSLSIRVEGLPHSTVISAGQHILIEGDDDDNPYVARVVRLFADESGAQKKAVVQWYVRVSEVPPGKLKLLGRNPHPQEVFFYEGRSCEDEVNAESVLRPVQVRHLDAAAPFPVSEDGDIFYVKLSWDSRTFRPVDPSLLDASRPPCRSLPLSPPSSPPAAAPAPGGPARRALPTPDPAVMRGAMATPASSRKPGAEAESLHSLTKLSASKCLSAKRRSATCRTPGVRKKLQLSSPDDPAALRDDVLQQLLEAELEKGRRSAAAASPSEPLRITHSLTPLRRTSRTPGRHDDFPLTPCSVRRRESQSETDSPPAGDDLSRTSTKRKEVQTGTEPVLEVLDEEEEKNCALRIPRRQSALKVSSRIRKQLNLLDDRLSSDEDEEEEEFVPSRKELQSDEEEDDEGDEEEDEELKVKKSRRSSSSAASRTKQKTSARTPRKAGPKTPRTHHHATPSIPNRAQPARRPGNILEEARARLHVSAVPESLPCREQEFQDIYSFVESKVLDGTGGCMYVSGVPGTGKTATVQEVMRCLQHAAEQDEIPPFVFIQINGMKMTDPHQAYAQILQKLTGQKATADHAAALLEKRFSHPAPRKETTVLLVDELDLLWTRKQNVMYNLFDWPTRRHARLVVLAIANTMDLPERILINRVASRLGLTRMSFQPYSFKQLQQIVTSRLNKLKAFEDDALQIVSRKVAALSGDARRCLDICRRATEICERSAAQLVGMSHVMQALDEMFSSPYIAAIRSASTQEQLFLRAVIAEFRRLGLEEATFQQVLVQHQALCRVEGLQPVGVSEGLAACRRLGACRLLLLEPSRLGVLQRVRLNVSQDDVLFALKAD; from the exons ATGAAGTATTTCACCAGGCTGAGAGTCAGACGGATCTATGAATGGCGCGGAGCTGCGCTGGGCTTCAACAGGAAGCTCCAAACTTATGAATATGG CTCTCTCTCCATCAGGGTGGAGGGTCTCCCTCATTCCACCGTCATCAGCGCCGGGCAGCACATCCTGATCGAGGGCGACGACGACGACAACCCGTACGTCGCCCGAGTGGTGCGGCTGTTCGCAGACG AGAGCGGCGCGCAGAAGAAGGCCGTGGTCCAGTGGTACGTCCGGGTGTCCGAAGTGCCGCCGGGCAAACTGAAGCTGCTGGGCAGAAACCCTCACCCACAGGAAGTCTTCTTCTACGAAGGTCGCAGCTGTGAGGACGAGGTCAACGCCGAGTCCGTCCTCCGACCCGTTCAG GTGAGACACCTGGACGCCGCCGCTCCGTTCCCCGTCTCTGAGGACGGAGACATTTTCTACGTCAAACTGTCCTGGGATTCCAGAACCTTCCGACCCGTCGACCCGTCTCTGCTGGACGCTTCTCGTCCTCCCTGCCGCTCCCTCCCTCTGTCCCCGCCTAGCTCGCCCCCTGCGGCGGCCCCGGCCCCTGGGGGCCCGGCCCGCCGCGCCCTCCCCACCCCGGACCCCGCCGTGATGCGTGGCGCCATGGCGACGCCAGCGAGCAGCAGGAAGCCCGGCGCCGAGGCCGAGTCGCTGCACTCCCTCACCAAACTGTCGGCCTCCAAATGCCTCAGTGCCAAGCGGCGCAGCGCCACCTGCAGGACGCCGGGCGTCCGcaagaagctgcagctcagca gtCCAGACGACCCGGCGGCGCTCAGAGACGacgtcctgcagcagctgctggaggcgGAGCTAGAGAAGGGGAGGCGGTCCGCCGCCGCGGCGTCCCCCTCTGAGCCGCTCCGCATCACCCACAGCCTCACCCCCCTCCGCAGGACCAGCAGGACACCCGGTCGCCACGACGACTTTCCCCTGACGCCGTGCTCTGTCCGCCGCCGGGAGTCCCAGAGCGAGACGGACAGTCCGCCGGCCGGAGACGACctcagcag aaccagcaccAAGAGGAAGGAGGTCCAGACTGGGACAGAAccggttctggaggttct agacgaggaggaggagaagaactGCGCCCTGAGGATCCCCAGGAGGCAGTCAGCTCTGAAGGTGTCGTCTCGGATCAGGAAGCAGCT GAACCTTCTGGACGACCGGCTGAGCTCTGACgaagacgaggaagaggaggagtttgTTCCCTCCaggaaggagctgcagagcgacgaagaggaggatgatgaaggtgatgaggaagaggatgaagagtTGAAGGTGAAGAAGAGCCGCCGCTCCTCTTCCTCGGCGGCGTCTCGTACCAAGCAGAAAACCTCAGCCCGAACGCCGAGGAAG gccGGTCCGAAAACGCCGCGGACTCACCACCACGCCACGCCCAGCATCCCAAACCGGGCCCAGCCGGCCCGTCGCCCCGGCAACATCCTGGAGGAGGCCAGAGCCAG GCTCCACGTGTCGGCCGTGCCGGAGTCGCTGCCCTGCAGGGAGCAGGAGTTCCAGGACATCTACAGCTTCGTGGAGAGCAAGGTCCTGGACGGAACCGGAGG GTGCATGTACGTGTCCGGCGTGCCGGGGACGGGGAAGACGGCCACGGTGCAGGAAGTGATGCGCTGCCTGCAGCACGCCGCCGAGCAGGACGAGATCCCGCCGTTCGTCTTCATCCAGATCAACGGGATGAAGATGACCGACCCCCACCAGGCCTACGCCCAGATCCTGCAG aagcTGACGGGTCAGAAAGCCACGGCCGACCACGCCGCCGCCCTGCTGGAGAAAAGGTTCAGCCATCCGGCGCCGAGGAAGGAGACCACGGTGCTGCTGGTGGACGAG CTGGACCTGCTGTGGACCAGGAAGCAGAACGTGATGTACAACCTGTTCGACTGGCCGACGCGGCGCCACGCCCGCCTGGTGGTGCTGGCCATCGCCAACACCATGGACCTGCCGGAGAGGATCCTCATCAACCGCGTGGCCAGCAGGCTG ggTCTGACCCGGATGTCCTTCCAGCCGTACTCCTtcaagcagctgcagcagatcgTCACGTCTCGCCTCAACAAGCTGAAGGCCTTCGAGGACGACGCGCTGCAGATCGTCTCCAGGAAG GTGGCGGCGCTGTCGGGCGACGCCCGCAGGTGCCTGGACATCTGCCGGCGGGCGACGGAGATCTGCGAGCGCTCGGCGGCGCAGCTGGTGGGGATGAGCCACGTGATGCAGGCGCTGGACGAGATGTTCTCCTCGCCGTACATCGCCGCCATCAG GAGTGCGTCGACGCAGGAGCAGCTGTTCCTACGAGCCGTCATCGCAGAGTTCAGGAGGCTGGGACTGGAGGAGGCCACCTTCCAACAg GTGCTGGTGCAGCACCAGGCTCTGTGTCGGGTGGAGGGCCTGCAGCCCGTTGGCGTGTCGGAGGGCCTGGCTGCGTGTCGGCGCCTGGGAGcctgcaggctgctgctgctggagcccAGCCGCCTGGGGGTCCTGCAGAGGGTCCGGCTCAACGTGAGCCAGGACGACGTGCTCTTCGCCCTGAAGGCCGActga
- the orc1 gene encoding origin recognition complex subunit 1 isoform X1, with amino-acid sequence MKYFTRLRVRRIYEWRGAALGFNRKLQTYEYGSLSIRVEGLPHSTVISAGQHILIEGDDDDNPYVARVVRLFADESGAQKKAVVQWYVRVSEVPPGKLKLLGRNPHPQEVFFYEGRSCEDEVNAESVLRPVQVRHLDAAAPFPVSEDGDIFYVKLSWDSRTFRPVDPSLLDASRPPCRSLPLSPPSSPPAAAPAPGGPARRALPTPDPAVMRGAMATPASSRKPGAEAESLHSLTKLSASKCLSAKRRSATCRTPGVRKKLQLSSPDDPAALRDDVLQQLLEAELEKGRRSAAAASPSEPLRITHSLTPLRRTSRTPGRHDDFPLTPCSVRRRESQSETDSPPAGDDLSSPQLESSSSRRRVALRRNHATFRETRTSTKRKEVQTGTEPVLEVLDEEEEKNCALRIPRRQSALKVSSRIRKQLNLLDDRLSSDEDEEEEEFVPSRKELQSDEEEDDEGDEEEDEELKVKKSRRSSSSAASRTKQKTSARTPRKAGPKTPRTHHHATPSIPNRAQPARRPGNILEEARARLHVSAVPESLPCREQEFQDIYSFVESKVLDGTGGCMYVSGVPGTGKTATVQEVMRCLQHAAEQDEIPPFVFIQINGMKMTDPHQAYAQILQKLTGQKATADHAAALLEKRFSHPAPRKETTVLLVDELDLLWTRKQNVMYNLFDWPTRRHARLVVLAIANTMDLPERILINRVASRLGLTRMSFQPYSFKQLQQIVTSRLNKLKAFEDDALQIVSRKVAALSGDARRCLDICRRATEICERSAAQLVGMSHVMQALDEMFSSPYIAAIRSASTQEQLFLRAVIAEFRRLGLEEATFQQVLVQHQALCRVEGLQPVGVSEGLAACRRLGACRLLLLEPSRLGVLQRVRLNVSQDDVLFALKAD; translated from the exons ATGAAGTATTTCACCAGGCTGAGAGTCAGACGGATCTATGAATGGCGCGGAGCTGCGCTGGGCTTCAACAGGAAGCTCCAAACTTATGAATATGG CTCTCTCTCCATCAGGGTGGAGGGTCTCCCTCATTCCACCGTCATCAGCGCCGGGCAGCACATCCTGATCGAGGGCGACGACGACGACAACCCGTACGTCGCCCGAGTGGTGCGGCTGTTCGCAGACG AGAGCGGCGCGCAGAAGAAGGCCGTGGTCCAGTGGTACGTCCGGGTGTCCGAAGTGCCGCCGGGCAAACTGAAGCTGCTGGGCAGAAACCCTCACCCACAGGAAGTCTTCTTCTACGAAGGTCGCAGCTGTGAGGACGAGGTCAACGCCGAGTCCGTCCTCCGACCCGTTCAG GTGAGACACCTGGACGCCGCCGCTCCGTTCCCCGTCTCTGAGGACGGAGACATTTTCTACGTCAAACTGTCCTGGGATTCCAGAACCTTCCGACCCGTCGACCCGTCTCTGCTGGACGCTTCTCGTCCTCCCTGCCGCTCCCTCCCTCTGTCCCCGCCTAGCTCGCCCCCTGCGGCGGCCCCGGCCCCTGGGGGCCCGGCCCGCCGCGCCCTCCCCACCCCGGACCCCGCCGTGATGCGTGGCGCCATGGCGACGCCAGCGAGCAGCAGGAAGCCCGGCGCCGAGGCCGAGTCGCTGCACTCCCTCACCAAACTGTCGGCCTCCAAATGCCTCAGTGCCAAGCGGCGCAGCGCCACCTGCAGGACGCCGGGCGTCCGcaagaagctgcagctcagca gtCCAGACGACCCGGCGGCGCTCAGAGACGacgtcctgcagcagctgctggaggcgGAGCTAGAGAAGGGGAGGCGGTCCGCCGCCGCGGCGTCCCCCTCTGAGCCGCTCCGCATCACCCACAGCCTCACCCCCCTCCGCAGGACCAGCAGGACACCCGGTCGCCACGACGACTTTCCCCTGACGCCGTGCTCTGTCCGCCGCCGGGAGTCCCAGAGCGAGACGGACAGTCCGCCGGCCGGAGACGACctcagcag TCCTCAGCTGGAATCctccagcagcagaagaagagtcgCTCTGCGGAGAAACCACGCCACCTTCAGGGAGAC cagaaccagcaccAAGAGGAAGGAGGTCCAGACTGGGACAGAAccggttctggaggttct agacgaggaggaggagaagaactGCGCCCTGAGGATCCCCAGGAGGCAGTCAGCTCTGAAGGTGTCGTCTCGGATCAGGAAGCAGCT GAACCTTCTGGACGACCGGCTGAGCTCTGACgaagacgaggaagaggaggagtttgTTCCCTCCaggaaggagctgcagagcgacgaagaggaggatgatgaaggtgatgaggaagaggatgaagagtTGAAGGTGAAGAAGAGCCGCCGCTCCTCTTCCTCGGCGGCGTCTCGTACCAAGCAGAAAACCTCAGCCCGAACGCCGAGGAAG gccGGTCCGAAAACGCCGCGGACTCACCACCACGCCACGCCCAGCATCCCAAACCGGGCCCAGCCGGCCCGTCGCCCCGGCAACATCCTGGAGGAGGCCAGAGCCAG GCTCCACGTGTCGGCCGTGCCGGAGTCGCTGCCCTGCAGGGAGCAGGAGTTCCAGGACATCTACAGCTTCGTGGAGAGCAAGGTCCTGGACGGAACCGGAGG GTGCATGTACGTGTCCGGCGTGCCGGGGACGGGGAAGACGGCCACGGTGCAGGAAGTGATGCGCTGCCTGCAGCACGCCGCCGAGCAGGACGAGATCCCGCCGTTCGTCTTCATCCAGATCAACGGGATGAAGATGACCGACCCCCACCAGGCCTACGCCCAGATCCTGCAG aagcTGACGGGTCAGAAAGCCACGGCCGACCACGCCGCCGCCCTGCTGGAGAAAAGGTTCAGCCATCCGGCGCCGAGGAAGGAGACCACGGTGCTGCTGGTGGACGAG CTGGACCTGCTGTGGACCAGGAAGCAGAACGTGATGTACAACCTGTTCGACTGGCCGACGCGGCGCCACGCCCGCCTGGTGGTGCTGGCCATCGCCAACACCATGGACCTGCCGGAGAGGATCCTCATCAACCGCGTGGCCAGCAGGCTG ggTCTGACCCGGATGTCCTTCCAGCCGTACTCCTtcaagcagctgcagcagatcgTCACGTCTCGCCTCAACAAGCTGAAGGCCTTCGAGGACGACGCGCTGCAGATCGTCTCCAGGAAG GTGGCGGCGCTGTCGGGCGACGCCCGCAGGTGCCTGGACATCTGCCGGCGGGCGACGGAGATCTGCGAGCGCTCGGCGGCGCAGCTGGTGGGGATGAGCCACGTGATGCAGGCGCTGGACGAGATGTTCTCCTCGCCGTACATCGCCGCCATCAG GAGTGCGTCGACGCAGGAGCAGCTGTTCCTACGAGCCGTCATCGCAGAGTTCAGGAGGCTGGGACTGGAGGAGGCCACCTTCCAACAg GTGCTGGTGCAGCACCAGGCTCTGTGTCGGGTGGAGGGCCTGCAGCCCGTTGGCGTGTCGGAGGGCCTGGCTGCGTGTCGGCGCCTGGGAGcctgcaggctgctgctgctggagcccAGCCGCCTGGGGGTCCTGCAGAGGGTCCGGCTCAACGTGAGCCAGGACGACGTGCTCTTCGCCCTGAAGGCCGActga
- the orc1 gene encoding origin recognition complex subunit 1 isoform X3: MKYFTRLRVRRIYEWRGAALGFNRKLQTYEYGSLSIRVEGLPHSTVISAGQHILIEGDDDDNPYVARVVRLFADESGAQKKAVVQWYVRVSEVPPGKLKLLGRNPHPQEVFFYEGRSCEDEVNAESVLRPVQVRHLDAAAPFPVSEDGDIFYVKLSWDSRTFRPVDPSLLDASRPPCRSLPLSPPSSPPAAAPAPGGPARRALPTPDPAVMRGAMATPASSRKPGAEAESLHSLTKLSASKCLSAKRRSATCRTPGVRKKLQLSSPDDPAALRDDVLQQLLEAELEKGRRSAAAASPSEPLRITHSLTPLRRTSRTPGRHDDFPLTPCSVRRRESQSETDSPPAGDDLSSRTSTKRKEVQTGTEPVLEVLDEEEEKNCALRIPRRQSALKVSSRIRKQLNLLDDRLSSDEDEEEEEFVPSRKELQSDEEEDDEGDEEEDEELKVKKSRRSSSSAASRTKQKTSARTPRKAGPKTPRTHHHATPSIPNRAQPARRPGNILEEARARLHVSAVPESLPCREQEFQDIYSFVESKVLDGTGGCMYVSGVPGTGKTATVQEVMRCLQHAAEQDEIPPFVFIQINGMKMTDPHQAYAQILQKLTGQKATADHAAALLEKRFSHPAPRKETTVLLVDELDLLWTRKQNVMYNLFDWPTRRHARLVVLAIANTMDLPERILINRVASRLGLTRMSFQPYSFKQLQQIVTSRLNKLKAFEDDALQIVSRKVAALSGDARRCLDICRRATEICERSAAQLVGMSHVMQALDEMFSSPYIAAIRSASTQEQLFLRAVIAEFRRLGLEEATFQQVLVQHQALCRVEGLQPVGVSEGLAACRRLGACRLLLLEPSRLGVLQRVRLNVSQDDVLFALKAD; this comes from the exons ATGAAGTATTTCACCAGGCTGAGAGTCAGACGGATCTATGAATGGCGCGGAGCTGCGCTGGGCTTCAACAGGAAGCTCCAAACTTATGAATATGG CTCTCTCTCCATCAGGGTGGAGGGTCTCCCTCATTCCACCGTCATCAGCGCCGGGCAGCACATCCTGATCGAGGGCGACGACGACGACAACCCGTACGTCGCCCGAGTGGTGCGGCTGTTCGCAGACG AGAGCGGCGCGCAGAAGAAGGCCGTGGTCCAGTGGTACGTCCGGGTGTCCGAAGTGCCGCCGGGCAAACTGAAGCTGCTGGGCAGAAACCCTCACCCACAGGAAGTCTTCTTCTACGAAGGTCGCAGCTGTGAGGACGAGGTCAACGCCGAGTCCGTCCTCCGACCCGTTCAG GTGAGACACCTGGACGCCGCCGCTCCGTTCCCCGTCTCTGAGGACGGAGACATTTTCTACGTCAAACTGTCCTGGGATTCCAGAACCTTCCGACCCGTCGACCCGTCTCTGCTGGACGCTTCTCGTCCTCCCTGCCGCTCCCTCCCTCTGTCCCCGCCTAGCTCGCCCCCTGCGGCGGCCCCGGCCCCTGGGGGCCCGGCCCGCCGCGCCCTCCCCACCCCGGACCCCGCCGTGATGCGTGGCGCCATGGCGACGCCAGCGAGCAGCAGGAAGCCCGGCGCCGAGGCCGAGTCGCTGCACTCCCTCACCAAACTGTCGGCCTCCAAATGCCTCAGTGCCAAGCGGCGCAGCGCCACCTGCAGGACGCCGGGCGTCCGcaagaagctgcagctcagca gtCCAGACGACCCGGCGGCGCTCAGAGACGacgtcctgcagcagctgctggaggcgGAGCTAGAGAAGGGGAGGCGGTCCGCCGCCGCGGCGTCCCCCTCTGAGCCGCTCCGCATCACCCACAGCCTCACCCCCCTCCGCAGGACCAGCAGGACACCCGGTCGCCACGACGACTTTCCCCTGACGCCGTGCTCTGTCCGCCGCCGGGAGTCCCAGAGCGAGACGGACAGTCCGCCGGCCGGAGACGACctcagcag cagaaccagcaccAAGAGGAAGGAGGTCCAGACTGGGACAGAAccggttctggaggttct agacgaggaggaggagaagaactGCGCCCTGAGGATCCCCAGGAGGCAGTCAGCTCTGAAGGTGTCGTCTCGGATCAGGAAGCAGCT GAACCTTCTGGACGACCGGCTGAGCTCTGACgaagacgaggaagaggaggagtttgTTCCCTCCaggaaggagctgcagagcgacgaagaggaggatgatgaaggtgatgaggaagaggatgaagagtTGAAGGTGAAGAAGAGCCGCCGCTCCTCTTCCTCGGCGGCGTCTCGTACCAAGCAGAAAACCTCAGCCCGAACGCCGAGGAAG gccGGTCCGAAAACGCCGCGGACTCACCACCACGCCACGCCCAGCATCCCAAACCGGGCCCAGCCGGCCCGTCGCCCCGGCAACATCCTGGAGGAGGCCAGAGCCAG GCTCCACGTGTCGGCCGTGCCGGAGTCGCTGCCCTGCAGGGAGCAGGAGTTCCAGGACATCTACAGCTTCGTGGAGAGCAAGGTCCTGGACGGAACCGGAGG GTGCATGTACGTGTCCGGCGTGCCGGGGACGGGGAAGACGGCCACGGTGCAGGAAGTGATGCGCTGCCTGCAGCACGCCGCCGAGCAGGACGAGATCCCGCCGTTCGTCTTCATCCAGATCAACGGGATGAAGATGACCGACCCCCACCAGGCCTACGCCCAGATCCTGCAG aagcTGACGGGTCAGAAAGCCACGGCCGACCACGCCGCCGCCCTGCTGGAGAAAAGGTTCAGCCATCCGGCGCCGAGGAAGGAGACCACGGTGCTGCTGGTGGACGAG CTGGACCTGCTGTGGACCAGGAAGCAGAACGTGATGTACAACCTGTTCGACTGGCCGACGCGGCGCCACGCCCGCCTGGTGGTGCTGGCCATCGCCAACACCATGGACCTGCCGGAGAGGATCCTCATCAACCGCGTGGCCAGCAGGCTG ggTCTGACCCGGATGTCCTTCCAGCCGTACTCCTtcaagcagctgcagcagatcgTCACGTCTCGCCTCAACAAGCTGAAGGCCTTCGAGGACGACGCGCTGCAGATCGTCTCCAGGAAG GTGGCGGCGCTGTCGGGCGACGCCCGCAGGTGCCTGGACATCTGCCGGCGGGCGACGGAGATCTGCGAGCGCTCGGCGGCGCAGCTGGTGGGGATGAGCCACGTGATGCAGGCGCTGGACGAGATGTTCTCCTCGCCGTACATCGCCGCCATCAG GAGTGCGTCGACGCAGGAGCAGCTGTTCCTACGAGCCGTCATCGCAGAGTTCAGGAGGCTGGGACTGGAGGAGGCCACCTTCCAACAg GTGCTGGTGCAGCACCAGGCTCTGTGTCGGGTGGAGGGCCTGCAGCCCGTTGGCGTGTCGGAGGGCCTGGCTGCGTGTCGGCGCCTGGGAGcctgcaggctgctgctgctggagcccAGCCGCCTGGGGGTCCTGCAGAGGGTCCGGCTCAACGTGAGCCAGGACGACGTGCTCTTCGCCCTGAAGGCCGActga